A region of Staphylococcus sp. IVB6181 DNA encodes the following proteins:
- a CDS encoding peptidase U32 family protein, whose translation MTELLVTPKSVDHIETLIYRGADAFVIGEQKFGLRLAGEFDREAMKEAVEMIHAHGKKAYAAVNGIFHNYHLNALEDYIQFLHEIKVDRIIFGDPAVVMYVKEQANPIPLNWDAETLVTNYFQCNYWGKRGAKRAVLARELSLEEILHIKENADVEIEVQVHGMTCMFQSKRMLLGNYFTFQERQMKIQRDEETENDLLLYDEERENQYPVFEDYNGTHIMSPNDICLIEELEPLFEAGIDSIKIDGVLHSEEYINECTEQYREAIDLYNDDPESYEDQKFFLLDAIEKIQPAHRPFDEGFLFKHTVY comes from the coding sequence ATGACAGAATTATTAGTGACACCGAAGTCGGTAGATCATATTGAAACTTTAATTTACAGAGGCGCTGATGCATTTGTGATTGGCGAACAAAAGTTCGGTTTGCGTTTAGCAGGCGAATTTGACAGAGAAGCAATGAAAGAAGCAGTTGAAATGATTCATGCACACGGCAAAAAAGCATATGCTGCTGTGAATGGTATTTTTCATAATTATCACCTCAATGCTTTAGAAGACTATATTCAATTCTTGCATGAAATCAAAGTAGACAGAATTATCTTCGGCGACCCTGCAGTTGTGATGTATGTAAAAGAACAAGCGAACCCTATTCCTTTGAACTGGGACGCTGAAACATTAGTTACCAATTACTTCCAATGCAACTACTGGGGTAAACGCGGTGCTAAAAGAGCAGTATTAGCACGCGAATTAAGCTTAGAAGAAATTTTGCATATCAAAGAAAATGCAGATGTTGAAATTGAAGTACAAGTACATGGTATGACTTGTATGTTCCAATCTAAACGTATGCTGCTCGGCAACTATTTTACATTCCAAGAGCGTCAAATGAAGATTCAGCGTGATGAAGAGACAGAAAATGATTTGTTGCTGTATGATGAAGAACGAGAAAATCAATATCCGGTCTTTGAAGATTATAACGGCACACATATTATGTCTCCGAACGACATTTGTTTGATTGAAGAGTTAGAGCCGCTGTTTGAAGCGGGTATCGACAGTATTAAAATAGATGGTGTCTTGCATTCTGAAGAATATATTAACGAATGTACAGAACAATACAGAGAAGCTATTGATTTATATAATGATGATCCGGAATCTTATGAAGATCAGAAATTCTTCTTGCTCGATGCGATTGAAAAAATTCAACCAGCACATCGACCATTTGACGAAGGTTTCTTATTCAAGCATACCGTATATTAA
- a CDS encoding U32 family peptidase — protein sequence MKTKSKRQVKKPELLAPAGNLEKLKIAVHYGADAVFLGGQEYGLRSNADNFTMEEIKEGVEFAAKYGAKIYVTTNIIAHDENMEGLETYLKNLEATGATGIIVADPLIIETCKSVAPRLEIHLSTQQSLSNYKAVEYWKEEGLDRVVLARETGAMEMKEMKEKVDIEIEAFIHGAMCIAYSGRCTLSNHMTARDSNRGGCCQSCRWDYDLLEVEENGDLDLYYKEGKVVPFAMSPKDLKLIESIPNMMDIGIDSLKIEGRMKSIHYIATVVSVYRKVIDAYAEDPDNFKIKPEWLIELDKCANRDTASSFFEGTPGYQQQMFGNESNKKTPYDFCGLVLDYDKETKIATVQQRNHFKPGQEIEFFGPEIDGFTQVVEAIYDEEGNELDAARHPLQIVQFKVDHDIYPNNMMRKEIG from the coding sequence ATGAAAACAAAATCTAAACGCCAAGTGAAAAAACCTGAATTATTGGCACCAGCCGGCAACTTAGAAAAACTGAAAATTGCAGTACATTACGGTGCAGATGCTGTATTTTTAGGCGGTCAAGAGTACGGTTTGCGTTCAAATGCTGATAATTTCACAATGGAAGAGATTAAAGAAGGCGTTGAATTTGCAGCAAAATACGGTGCTAAAATCTATGTTACGACTAACATCATTGCCCATGATGAAAACATGGAAGGATTAGAAACGTATTTGAAAAATCTAGAAGCTACAGGTGCAACAGGCATTATCGTAGCGGACCCGTTAATCATTGAAACATGCAAAAGCGTAGCACCGCGCTTAGAAATCCATTTATCAACTCAACAATCTTTAAGCAACTATAAAGCAGTTGAATATTGGAAAGAAGAAGGTTTGGACCGTGTAGTATTAGCACGTGAAACCGGTGCGATGGAAATGAAAGAAATGAAAGAAAAAGTGGATATCGAAATCGAAGCCTTTATCCACGGTGCAATGTGTATTGCCTATTCAGGCCGCTGTACATTAAGCAACCATATGACTGCCAGAGACTCAAACCGCGGAGGTTGCTGCCAAAGCTGCCGCTGGGATTATGATTTATTAGAAGTAGAAGAAAACGGCGACTTGGATTTATACTACAAAGAAGGCAAAGTTGTACCGTTTGCGATGAGTCCTAAAGACTTGAAATTAATCGAATCTATCCCGAATATGATGGATATCGGCATCGATTCATTGAAAATCGAAGGCCGTATGAAATCTATTCACTACATTGCGACGGTTGTATCTGTCTACCGCAAAGTCATTGATGCTTATGCTGAAGATCCGGATAACTTTAAAATCAAACCTGAATGGCTGATTGAGCTGGACAAATGTGCCAACAGAGACACTGCTTCATCATTCTTTGAAGGTACACCAGGTTATCAACAGCAAATGTTCGGCAATGAATCTAATAAAAAGACACCGTATGATTTCTGCGGTTTAGTCTTAGATTATGACAAAGAAACTAAAATTGCGACGGTACAGCAACGCAACCACTTCAAACCAGGACAAGAAATTGAGTTCTTCGGCCCTGAAATTGATGGTTTCACACAAGTGGTTGAAGCGATTTATGATGAAGAAGGCAATGAATTAGATGCTGCGCGCCATCCGCTCCAAATCGTTCAGTTTAAAGTAGACCATGATATTTATCCAAACAACATGATGCGAAAGGAAATCGGATAA
- the udk gene encoding uridine kinase gives MKATTIIGIAGGSGSGKTSVTNEILHNLEGHSVALIAQDYYYKDQSHLTFEERLKTNYDHPFAFDNDLLIQNLIDLRNGIPVEVPTYDYVNHTRSAETIAFQPKDVIIVEGIFALENKTLRDLMDVKIYVDTDADLRILRRLMRDTKERGRSMESVIEQYMTVVRPMHNQFIEPTKKYADIIIPEGGSNKVAIDIMTTKIQSLIKNQ, from the coding sequence ATGAAAGCAACAACGATTATAGGCATTGCAGGCGGATCTGGTTCAGGCAAAACATCAGTTACGAATGAAATTCTTCATAATTTAGAAGGTCATAGTGTTGCATTAATTGCACAAGACTACTATTATAAAGACCAATCGCATCTTACATTCGAAGAACGCTTGAAAACGAATTATGATCATCCGTTTGCGTTCGACAATGATTTATTGATTCAAAACTTGATTGATTTGCGCAACGGCATTCCTGTAGAGGTTCCGACATATGATTATGTCAATCATACGAGAAGCGCTGAAACCATTGCATTTCAACCAAAAGATGTTATTATCGTAGAAGGAATATTTGCACTTGAAAACAAAACATTACGTGATTTAATGGATGTTAAGATTTATGTCGATACAGATGCGGATTTGCGTATCTTAAGACGCTTGATGCGCGATACAAAAGAACGCGGTCGTTCTATGGAGTCTGTCATTGAACAATACATGACAGTCGTGCGTCCGATGCACAATCAATTCATAGAACCGACGAAAAAGTATGCGGATATTATTATCCCTGAAGGCGGCAGCAATAAAGTCGCTATCGACATAATGACAACAAAAATCCAATCTTTAATAAAAAATCAATAG
- the greA gene encoding transcription elongation factor GreA, with amino-acid sequence MENQKQYPMTQEGFEKLEQELEELKTVKRPEVVEKIKVARSFGDLSENSEYDAAKDEQGFIEQDIQRIEHMIRNALIIEDTGDNNVVQIGKTVTFVEIPDGEEEVYQIVGSAEADAFNGKISNESPIAKSLIGKHLDDEVRVPLPNGAEMKVKITNIQSQ; translated from the coding sequence ATGGAAAACCAAAAACAATATCCAATGACCCAAGAAGGTTTTGAAAAGCTAGAACAAGAACTTGAAGAGTTAAAGACGGTTAAACGTCCTGAAGTTGTAGAAAAAATCAAAGTTGCACGTTCTTTCGGCGACCTTTCAGAGAACTCTGAGTACGATGCAGCTAAAGATGAACAAGGTTTCATCGAACAAGATATCCAACGTATTGAACATATGATCCGCAATGCGCTGATCATTGAAGATACAGGCGACAACAATGTTGTTCAAATCGGGAAAACTGTTACATTTGTAGAGATTCCTGATGGTGAAGAAGAAGTTTACCAAATTGTCGGTTCTGCTGAAGCGGATGCTTTCAACGGCAAAATTTCTAACGAATCACCAATCGCTAAAAGTTTAATCGGAAAACATTTAGACGACGAAGTGCGTGTACCACTACCAAACGGTGCAGAAATGAAAGTTAAAATTACTAATATTCAATCACAATAA
- a CDS encoding 5'-methylthioadenosine/adenosylhomocysteine nucleosidase — MIGIIGAMEEEIMILRDNITHLEEITIAHVKFYKGQLNNKDVVLTLSGIGKVNASISTALLINEFSPEAILNTGSAGALDHSLNIGDVLIGTKATYHDADARAFGYELGQIPNMPLAYEADNDLAELAQAVIEKQQLTGRLGLIVSGDSFIGEVKQREHIKAHFPEAMAVEMEATAIAQTCYQFKVPFIVTRAVSDLANGEANVTFDEFIGKAAKSSSEIVLQMLKSL, encoded by the coding sequence ATGATTGGTATCATTGGCGCAATGGAAGAAGAGATTATGATTTTAAGAGATAACATCACACATCTCGAAGAAATTACAATTGCCCATGTTAAGTTTTATAAAGGTCAGCTCAACAATAAAGATGTTGTCCTGACACTCAGCGGTATCGGCAAAGTCAATGCCAGTATTTCAACAGCATTGCTGATTAACGAATTTTCACCGGAAGCTATTTTAAATACAGGTTCAGCAGGTGCACTTGATCATTCATTGAATATCGGAGATGTACTAATAGGTACAAAAGCAACGTATCATGATGCAGATGCACGTGCTTTCGGATACGAATTAGGTCAGATTCCAAATATGCCGTTAGCGTATGAAGCAGATAATGATTTGGCTGAACTTGCACAAGCTGTCATCGAGAAGCAGCAGCTGACAGGCCGCTTAGGTCTTATTGTCAGCGGCGATAGTTTTATTGGCGAAGTCAAACAGCGCGAACATATTAAAGCACATTTCCCTGAAGCTATGGCAGTAGAAATGGAAGCAACAGCAATTGCACAGACTTGCTACCAATTCAAAGTGCCGTTTATTGTGACAAGAGCAGTGTCTGATTTAGCAAATGGCGAAGCTAACGTAACGTTTGATGAATTTATTGGAAAAGCAGCGAAATCATCAAGTGAAATTGTATTACAAATGTTGAAATCTTTATAA
- a CDS encoding YqeG family HAD IIIA-type phosphatase, translating to MGILSKNFMPNAYVQSIHEIDFDKLADNGIKGVITDLDNTLVGWDVADPTPAVIHWFNMLNEKGIKVTVVSNNHQNRVSSFCQPLKVNYIFEARKPMGKAFKHAADRMGLKPEETVVIGDQMLTDVFGGNRRGMYTVMVVPVKKTDGFVTKFNRIIERRLLNRYKRKGYIKWEEN from the coding sequence ATGGGAATCTTAAGTAAAAACTTTATGCCGAATGCCTATGTGCAGTCTATACATGAAATTGATTTTGATAAGTTAGCAGATAACGGTATTAAAGGTGTCATTACTGATTTAGATAACACATTAGTCGGTTGGGATGTTGCAGATCCGACACCTGCTGTGATTCATTGGTTTAATATGCTTAATGAAAAAGGCATTAAAGTCACAGTAGTGTCTAATAACCACCAAAACAGAGTATCAAGCTTCTGCCAACCGTTAAAAGTCAATTACATTTTCGAAGCAAGAAAACCGATGGGCAAAGCATTTAAACATGCGGCAGACCGTATGGGGTTAAAACCAGAAGAAACAGTGGTCATCGGCGATCAAATGCTGACGGATGTATTCGGAGGCAACCGCCGCGGTATGTATACAGTAATGGTAGTACCTGTTAAGAAAACAGACGGCTTTGTGACGAAATTCAATCGTATTATCGAAAGACGTCTGCTCAACAGATATAAAAGAAAAGGCTATATTAAGTGGGAGGAAAATTGA
- the yqeH gene encoding ribosome biogenesis GTPase YqeH, with protein MTETSKCIGCGAELQADDPKKPGYVPAHNLHKEDVICQRCFRLKNYNEIQDVGMDSEDFLDLLNNLADKKGLVVNVVDVFDFEGSFINALKRIVGNKKVILAANKVDLLPKQINKRRVKEWLKKSARKYGLEAEEVVLISAEKGYAINDLLEAIQKHRSNDDVYIVGTTNVGKSTLINKLIEQSVGEKNVVTTSRFPGTTLDLIDIPLDDTSFMYDTPGIIQDHQMTHYVSEKELKQIMPNKEIKQCVYQLNEGQTLFFGGLARIDYVSGGKRPLVCYFSNQLHIHRTKTEKANDLWRTQLGDLLTPPGNRDDFDLNDMKAVRLETGKEKRDIMIAGLGFITIGPGAKVIVRVPKSVDVVLRNSIM; from the coding sequence TTGACAGAAACGAGCAAATGTATCGGATGCGGCGCTGAACTTCAAGCTGACGATCCGAAAAAACCCGGTTATGTCCCTGCGCATAATCTGCATAAAGAAGATGTAATCTGCCAGCGTTGTTTCAGATTGAAAAATTATAACGAAATCCAAGATGTCGGTATGGATAGCGAAGACTTCTTAGACTTGCTGAATAATTTAGCAGATAAAAAGGGACTCGTTGTTAATGTTGTAGATGTCTTCGACTTTGAAGGTTCATTTATCAATGCATTAAAACGTATTGTCGGCAACAAGAAAGTCATCTTAGCTGCTAACAAAGTGGATTTGCTGCCGAAACAAATCAATAAACGCCGTGTTAAAGAATGGTTGAAGAAATCAGCACGCAAATATGGTTTAGAAGCAGAAGAGGTTGTTTTGATTTCAGCTGAAAAAGGCTATGCTATCAATGACTTGCTAGAAGCGATTCAAAAACATCGCAGCAATGATGATGTCTATATTGTCGGTACAACGAATGTCGGCAAATCTACTTTAATCAACAAATTAATCGAACAAAGCGTAGGGGAAAAGAATGTCGTTACGACATCAAGGTTCCCAGGTACAACATTGGATTTAATTGATATCCCATTAGACGATACGTCATTTATGTACGATACACCAGGTATTATCCAAGACCATCAAATGACACATTATGTATCAGAAAAAGAATTAAAACAGATTATGCCGAATAAAGAAATTAAACAATGTGTTTATCAATTGAATGAAGGTCAAACATTATTCTTTGGAGGACTTGCACGCATTGATTATGTCTCAGGCGGCAAACGTCCTTTAGTATGCTACTTCTCTAATCAGCTGCATATTCATCGTACTAAAACTGAAAAAGCAAATGATTTATGGCGTACACAGCTTGGAGACTTATTAACACCTCCAGGCAATCGTGATGACTTTGATTTAAATGATATGAAAGCAGTCCGCTTAGAAACGGGTAAAGAGAAAAGAGATATCATGATAGCGGGCTTAGGATTTATTACTATCGGTCCTGGCGCGAAAGTCATTGTCAGAGTACCGAAGTCTGTAGACGTAGTGCTAAGAAATTCTATCATGTAG
- the aroE gene encoding shikimate dehydrogenase, protein MKFAVIGHPIDHSLSPIMHNANFKALGRDDTYEALNIPPKHFHLIKEIISEKQLDGFNITIPHKESIIPYLDEIDTHASKIGAINTVKIQDGKWTGYNTDGIGYVKGLKRVYPDLEHAKILLIGAGGASKGLAAALSEIANKPLTVANRTMKRFDTWDLEVEQYTLKEVEANLEQFDIVINTTPAGMNHNQDVVISLDQLAPDTLVSDIVYIPEKTPILALAEAKGNPIYNGLDMFVNQGAESFKIWSGAEADIEVMKSTVIEQLKRRN, encoded by the coding sequence ATGAAATTTGCGGTTATCGGTCACCCTATCGACCACTCATTATCTCCCATCATGCATAATGCCAACTTTAAAGCATTAGGGCGTGATGACACTTATGAAGCATTGAATATTCCGCCCAAGCATTTTCATCTGATTAAAGAAATAATCAGCGAAAAGCAATTGGACGGCTTTAATATTACGATTCCGCATAAGGAAAGTATTATTCCTTATCTTGATGAAATCGATACACATGCTTCTAAGATAGGTGCAATTAATACAGTTAAAATACAAGATGGCAAATGGACAGGGTATAACACAGACGGCATCGGCTATGTTAAAGGCTTAAAACGTGTGTATCCAGATTTAGAGCATGCGAAGATTTTATTGATTGGTGCCGGCGGTGCAAGCAAAGGATTAGCAGCTGCACTGAGTGAAATTGCGAACAAGCCGCTGACAGTTGCCAATCGTACGATGAAACGTTTCGATACTTGGGATTTAGAGGTCGAACAGTATACGCTCAAAGAAGTAGAAGCAAATTTAGAACAATTTGATATTGTGATTAATACAACGCCCGCTGGGATGAATCATAACCAAGATGTTGTGATTTCATTAGATCAGTTAGCACCTGATACTTTAGTAAGTGATATCGTGTATATACCAGAGAAAACACCGATACTTGCTTTAGCAGAAGCAAAAGGCAATCCTATCTATAATGGGTTGGATATGTTTGTGAATCAAGGTGCTGAGAGTTTTAAAATATGGAGCGGGGCAGAAGCGGATATTGAAGTAATGAAAAGTACAGTGATTGAACAATTAAAAAGGAGAAATTAA
- the yhbY gene encoding ribosome assembly RNA-binding protein YhbY encodes MLTGKQKRFLRSKAHHVNPTFQIGKAGLNDNMIEQLNEILENRELIKIHILQNNMDDKSELAQAVSEATQSELVQVIGSMIVLYKESEENKQIELP; translated from the coding sequence ATGCTGACAGGTAAACAAAAAAGATTTTTAAGAAGCAAAGCACATCATGTTAACCCAACTTTCCAAATCGGCAAAGCGGGATTAAATGATAATATGATTGAGCAGCTGAATGAAATTTTAGAGAATAGAGAACTTATCAAGATTCATATCTTGCAAAATAACATGGATGATAAAAGCGAATTAGCACAAGCAGTCAGTGAAGCGACGCAAAGTGAATTGGTACAAGTAATCGGATCTATGATTGTGTTGTATAAAGAATCTGAAGAAAACAAACAGATTGAACTCCCATAA
- a CDS encoding nicotinate-nucleotide adenylyltransferase: MTNKIVLYGGQFNPIHIAHMVAASEVYHQLKPDRFLFLPSYMSPLKAHRTELNTKHRIAMLKAAITQLGFGEICLDEIEREGQSYTYDTLQAIKSAHPDSELYFVIGTDQYDQLDKWYKIDALKQIVTFVVVNRDKAVQYVSNDMIAVNIPRIDISSSMIRTRVAEGESIQVLVPAEVESYIRKERLYEN, translated from the coding sequence ATGACAAATAAAATTGTCTTATACGGCGGCCAATTCAATCCGATTCATATTGCGCATATGGTTGCAGCAAGCGAAGTTTATCACCAATTGAAACCTGATCGCTTTCTCTTTTTGCCGAGTTATATGTCGCCGTTAAAAGCACATCGCACTGAATTAAATACTAAACACCGTATTGCGATGTTAAAGGCAGCAATCACGCAATTAGGCTTTGGAGAAATCTGCTTAGATGAGATAGAACGAGAAGGCCAAAGTTATACGTATGATACGCTGCAAGCGATTAAATCGGCACATCCAGATTCAGAACTCTATTTTGTGATTGGTACTGATCAGTACGATCAACTAGATAAATGGTATAAAATTGATGCATTGAAACAAATTGTGACGTTTGTCGTTGTGAACAGAGACAAAGCAGTTCAATATGTTTCTAATGACATGATAGCAGTGAACATTCCTCGAATAGATATCAGCTCGTCTATGATCAGAACACGTGTTGCTGAAGGTGAATCTATTCAAGTGCTGGTTCCTGCAGAAGTGGAATCCTATATCAGGAAGGAGCGATTATATGAAAATTAA
- the yqeK gene encoding bis(5'-nucleosyl)-tetraphosphatase (symmetrical) YqeK, translating into MKINEAVKLVEEKLPKKRYKHSLRVAETAKHLAQIHKGDVEKAELAGVLHDYAKYDDLSSMYQIVGQYNLDQDLLSYGSEILHGPVCAVIMKEKYGIDDQEVLDAIHFHTTGRAQMSKTEKIVFIADYIEPKRTIPGVEDIREMAEQPGNLDKTIYEISKRTVLFLIGNDISVYKATIDCLNYYNFSDERIKDD; encoded by the coding sequence ATGAAAATTAATGAAGCGGTAAAACTTGTAGAAGAAAAGCTGCCTAAAAAACGTTATAAGCACTCTTTGCGTGTAGCAGAAACTGCTAAGCATTTAGCACAAATACACAAAGGGGATGTAGAAAAGGCAGAACTTGCAGGTGTTTTGCATGACTATGCAAAATATGATGATTTAAGTTCTATGTACCAGATTGTAGGACAATATAACTTAGATCAGGATTTATTAAGTTATGGTTCAGAAATTTTACATGGCCCAGTCTGTGCGGTTATTATGAAAGAGAAGTATGGTATCGATGACCAAGAAGTTTTAGATGCGATTCACTTCCATACGACAGGGCGTGCGCAAATGTCGAAAACAGAAAAAATTGTTTTCATTGCGGACTATATTGAGCCGAAAAGAACTATACCTGGTGTAGAAGACATAAGAGAGATGGCAGAACAGCCGGGCAACTTAGATAAAACTATTTATGAAATTTCTAAAAGAACCGTTTTATTTTTAATTGGCAATGATATCTCTGTGTACAAAGCGACGATTGATTGTTTAAATTACTACAATTTCAGTGATGAAAGAATAAAGGATGATTAA
- the rsfS gene encoding ribosome silencing factor, with amino-acid sequence MQTEQILDLAVEAVESKKAEEVISLNLEGINDMADYFVICHGNNERQVQAIGRAVKEAADKAGVDITVFEGLSEARWVLLDLSGIIVHIFHKDERSYYNIEKLYRDAPMKTYEEAY; translated from the coding sequence ATGCAAACAGAACAAATTTTAGATTTGGCGGTAGAAGCTGTTGAGAGTAAAAAAGCAGAAGAAGTGATTTCTCTTAATTTAGAGGGCATCAATGATATGGCAGATTACTTTGTGATTTGTCATGGTAATAACGAGAGACAAGTACAGGCGATTGGGAGAGCTGTTAAAGAAGCGGCTGACAAAGCAGGCGTAGATATTACTGTCTTTGAAGGCCTGAGCGAAGCAAGATGGGTATTACTGGATTTATCTGGTATTATTGTCCACATCTTCCATAAAGACGAGCGCAGTTATTACAACATTGAAAAGCTCTATAGAGATGCACCGATGAAAACCTATGAGGAAGCTTACTAA
- a CDS encoding class I SAM-dependent methyltransferase yields MVQYQGFSQYYDELTQDQPYEQWLAIIQQAASKRDSILDIGCGTGSLTHLLTDFKHVTGMDLSSDMLAVASKKASNIRWIEGDMTDFDLGQTYDVITILCDSLNYIAEKDQVAATFNHVYEHLNDDGTFIFDVHSTYKMETLFANHSYIDETEHIFLGWDAVKGEEPFSVWHYMTFFELQNDGSYHRFDEEHYQRTYLREDYIDMLENAGFKSISTFYDFDVENQDEQSDRLFFIVKK; encoded by the coding sequence ATGGTTCAGTACCAAGGTTTTAGTCAATACTATGATGAATTAACACAAGATCAACCTTATGAACAATGGTTAGCTATTATACAGCAAGCTGCTTCAAAACGAGATTCTATTTTGGATATCGGTTGCGGAACCGGCAGCTTAACGCATTTATTAACAGATTTTAAGCATGTTACTGGTATGGATTTAAGCAGTGATATGCTAGCTGTTGCATCAAAAAAAGCATCGAATATCAGATGGATAGAAGGCGATATGACTGATTTTGATTTAGGTCAAACTTATGACGTCATTACAATCTTATGCGATTCATTGAATTATATTGCTGAAAAAGATCAAGTTGCAGCAACTTTTAATCATGTATACGAGCATTTGAATGACGATGGAACTTTCATCTTTGATGTGCATTCCACTTACAAAATGGAGACCTTATTTGCAAATCATAGTTATATTGACGAGACAGAACATATCTTCTTAGGATGGGACGCTGTTAAAGGCGAGGAACCCTTTAGTGTTTGGCATTATATGACATTCTTTGAGCTTCAAAATGATGGCAGTTATCATCGTTTTGATGAAGAACATTATCAAAGAACGTATCTGCGTGAGGACTATATTGATATGTTGGAAAATGCCGGCTTTAAGTCGATTTCAACCTTCTATGATTTTGATGTTGAGAATCAAGATGAGCAAAGCGATCGTTTATTCTTCATTGTAAAAAAATAA
- a CDS encoding helix-hairpin-helix domain-containing protein: MFDQLIHYYEQYKQYTWLAVIGMLLLLGIFLFIHPKEENAPIEAKAADKPAHEYQKGSNSTSEKGKDTSEPIKTNGGKVKNIVVDVKGAVEHPNIYEMKDNQRVKDVLDKAKITSKADLTLINLSEKLTEQKMIVVPEKGQTVSNTTSTNAAASSKQSGSPQAKVNLNSAKESELTTVNGLGPSKAKAIIEYRESKGSFNSVDQLKKR, from the coding sequence ATGTTTGACCAATTAATACATTATTATGAGCAATATAAGCAATACACCTGGTTAGCAGTAATTGGAATGTTGCTGCTGTTGGGTATCTTCTTATTTATCCATCCTAAAGAAGAAAATGCACCAATAGAAGCCAAAGCTGCTGATAAACCTGCGCATGAGTATCAAAAAGGCAGCAATAGTACTTCTGAAAAAGGAAAAGACACCTCTGAACCTATTAAAACGAATGGTGGAAAAGTTAAAAATATTGTAGTGGATGTCAAAGGAGCGGTAGAGCATCCTAACATTTACGAGATGAAAGATAACCAAAGAGTTAAAGATGTACTGGATAAAGCAAAAATAACCTCCAAAGCTGATTTGACCCTGATAAATCTTTCGGAAAAGCTTACCGAACAAAAAATGATAGTCGTACCTGAAAAAGGACAAACAGTCTCAAATACTACAAGCACAAACGCTGCAGCTTCATCCAAGCAATCTGGGAGTCCTCAGGCTAAGGTTAACTTGAATAGTGCTAAAGAAAGCGAATTGACTACTGTTAACGGATTAGGGCCATCTAAAGCAAAAGCGATAATAGAGTACAGAGAATCAAAAGGTTCATTTAATAGTGTAGATCAATTAAAAAAACGTTAA
- a CDS encoding ComE operon protein 2, protein MDRIKWEEYFMAQSHLLSLRSTCTRLSVGATIVKDNRIIAGGYNGSVAGEVHCIDEGCLMEDGHCIRTIHAEMNALLQCAKQGVSTEGATIYVTHFPCLNCTKSIIQAGIKQIYYAKDYHNHDYAIQLLKQSGIEYKKIPFDADQVAEFLTKK, encoded by the coding sequence GTGGACAGAATAAAATGGGAAGAGTACTTTATGGCGCAAAGTCATTTGCTTTCACTTCGTTCTACGTGCACTAGACTCTCTGTCGGTGCAACAATTGTAAAAGATAATAGAATCATTGCAGGAGGTTATAACGGCTCTGTAGCAGGCGAAGTACACTGTATTGATGAAGGCTGCTTAATGGAAGATGGTCATTGTATCAGAACAATTCATGCAGAAATGAATGCCTTATTGCAATGTGCGAAACAAGGGGTTTCTACAGAAGGGGCAACAATCTATGTAACACATTTCCCGTGCTTGAATTGCACTAAATCCATTATTCAAGCTGGTATTAAACAAATTTACTACGCTAAAGATTATCACAACCACGATTACGCAATTCAACTGCTTAAACAATCAGGAATTGAATATAAAAAGATACCATTTGATGCTGATCAAGTTGCAGAATTTTTAACTAAGAAGTGA